GACCTttggtcatgcttgctatacaaaaatttcaaacgACTAGACCCCTACGTCTTCCggagaagccatctttaggtttttggaaaatccaatatggccgccaggtcacgtgaccaatcaaaatttcaagggtcaggtgcacgagtactaattggctcctattagccctgcaagtttgagaagttttcgttcagccgttcgagagatctaggtgagcaaagaaacgcagaagaagaagaagaggaagtcagtagaacttgagcaataacaatagggtcccagccggtcggcttgggcccctaagaagaagtgatccagagtaaatacaataggggacaagccccatagggctttgtcccctaaaaagaggaagaagaggaagtagtagaacttgagcaataacaatagggtcccagccggtcggcttgggcccctaaagaagaaggaagtagaacttgagcaataccaataggggccatcgcccatgagggcgctcggcccctaagaagaagaaggaagtagaacttgagcaataccaataggggccatcgcccatgagggcgctcggcccctaaaaagccaatgaaagcaataggggaaagctgtaggcatatgggccatggtacacatagacagggatatgctgttgagatgcttaggtcaaaggtagagctactaggtcaaaggtcatccgttacccacgaagatagtccggttcaaaaaatagtgcgtgtctctatgcttgaataggagctgatcagcactcagctagtggcttacaaggatagagcatgggttgtaagctgattttagagccaacatgagattcattgcaaaatcagatcagtgtttcagaatgtgaagcaagcgagctttcatctgattgagttacgtacgaggccagcctacagcttatgaatagggaatatgctcagccagcattactgcacaggggctgctaatgccaatgctgggcaagccaatagagctaggggtctgattttgggcaaaacgtcacgtgaccaggatgacctttgacctcgatttcacgaataggcttgtaaatcagtaaccacaagtgctactgccttgatatttggtaggatggaagacaatatggtaccacatcatgtagctcattaattatgcgcatatctaattccgggctagccaatagagctagggatctgatttttggtacacagggagaagtaaaggagcaaagtgtgttgacaaaatgtcacgtgaccaggatgacctttgacctcgatttcacgaataggcctgtaaatcagtaaccacaagtgctactgccttgatatttggtaggatggaagacaatatggtaccacatcatgtagctcattaattatgcgcatatctaattccgggctagccaatagagctagggctctgatttttggtacacagggagaagtataggaccaaagtgtgttgacaaaatgtcacgtgaccaggatgacctttgacctcgaaaactttgtttgcctccttatagcaaaaatcagacctcttgctgtatctggtactccagaattgcatacgtgcatgtttaataatgtgctaaatgatgccaaggtcaaaggtcaaggggcatccccaaaatgtcaaaaaatttaatgaggcatgacctattgtaccataaggtctcccatcataccaaatatgaagggtgttgcccttgtggttactgagttacggacatatatgtgtatttgaggtcaaaggtcatcgaggtcatgtgacattttgtcaaaaaaattgtatccatagttatccttatataccaaaaatcagacctctagctctgttggcttgcccaaaattagatatgtgcatatttaatgaggcttGACCTATactaccataaggtctcccatcataccaaatatgaagggtgttgcccttgtggttactgagttatggacagatatgtataattgaggtcaaaggtcatcgaggtcacatgacattttgtcaaaaacatagtatcccatagttatccctatataccaaatatcagatctctagctctattggcttgcccaaagtagatatgtgcatatttaatgaggtacggcGTATGGtcccataaggtctcccatcataccaaatatgaagggtgtagcccttgtggttactgagttctggacagatatgtatatttggggtcaagggtcatcaaggtcatgtgacattttgtgaaaaaaaatgttttcaatggttatcactatataccaaaaatcagacctccagctctattggcttgcccagaattagatatgtgcataatcaatgaggtataggaagtgccggtcatgtgacattttgttaaaaaaccttaacactgatacatgtccgtgtgtaccaaaaattagaACTCTAGCTCCtgtttgaaggctggaattagatatgtgcataatcaatgaggtatagaaacatgctagggtcataggtcaagttcatcctcaaaatattgatttgcagtttgatcccctgttggtcattgttcagtagtcactagcccccgcCACCCCAGgactctcacataggccagaataagacattggtatagcttagctgcagaggtataggggaggtcaaaggtcattgaaaaatcaaaaaataatactttaaaaatcttcttctcaaaaactgcctggtcaatttccttgaaatttcatatatagcatctagatagtattgtctataaagtttgcgaaaagatttcggatcggtcaaattttatggaaatgggacaataaaaaacattttcacttcaaaattgtagccaggtcacatgactaattaaatattcaagactaacatgcactacctctcattgaccttaaacattgtaccaagtttcaaaaaatttcattgagcagtttctgagattaggacggacaaaaaaacggcagaagaataagaagaaggaagattaaagctgcaagcagcgttggcggtagactctctcacagcccctcgccgGCTACGCCTTCGACCATACTAGCGCCCTCAGCAGTTGAGCCGAGCGAAGCTCGGCTCAGCGAGCCGGCGAAGCCGGCGAGGGGCTGTTCACAATtgttttttcgattttattttcgatttttttgatTGGTTAGAACAACTCCACCCATATTTTTCCATTTCGCCTGCCATTGGACCATGCTATCGAGACAGACTTGTTCCCTATGAGATAACAAGGGATATCAGTGTTGATACCCCGCAGCTCAAATACCTTAGGCTTGTATTACGCAATTGATGATATTGATACTAAATCGACACGCCGTGCAGTGGGGCGGAAAGTCCATGGTTCAAAATGTCTTACCCAAAAACTTACAGCGTCGAAAAGGCCATTGCATTGACACAGAACAAATGCCATATCGAGAAGTTGCGAGACAAGCAATTAGAAGCTCTGTCATCATGTGCCAACGGCAGGGATACGCTAGTAATACTCCCGACCGGCTACGGTAAATCACTGTGCTACCAGTTACTTCCAAAGGTATTCGATACAATGCATGGTATTGATGACTTTAAGAAAACTCATCATATCGGCATTGTCGTGAGCCCACTTACGGCTCTTATGGAAGATCAAGTTCGGGCGGCAAAGGAGAGAAATGTTTCAGCCGCATTTATTGGCGAAGCCCAACAAGATAAGGTTATAAAACGGAAAATACGCGAAGGATGCTACTCTCTCGTATTTGGATCACCGGAAGCTCTACTGAGCAAACCGTGGAAGGACACGTTGTTCACGGACATTTACCAACAAAGAGTGTCATTCATAGCCGTCGACGAAGCTCACTGTATCCGTAAATGGTAAGCCTTGTATTTGTGTCTCTTCATTTTCTACCTGATATTTATTGACTATTTATAATTTAATTGGTAAATGTAATTGCTTCTGTTCAACTTCAGGGGTGACGACTTCAGACCAGACTACCGTAAGCTTGACCTACTGAGGTCGATATTTCCAAGCGCACCAGTGATGGCATTAACTGCTACAGCAAGTACGAATACTTGCTCAGAAATAATGAAGTGCCTGTCAATGACGCCGAAGGAAGTCAAACATGTATCAATAAATCCTGACCGACCAAATGTGAAATTATGCTTGGCAACAAGAAAGAAGGATTTGTCATTGACCTTTAACTACATCGTGAACGATATAAAAACAAATGGTCAGAATGCTTCGCTTCGTATTATTTACGCAAGTAGCCTTGCCATGTGTGAAAGTCTGGTGATGTTTTTCCTGGATGAACTCGATGACGATATTTATGTGCAAGGAAGACCACATTCACCGGCAAATATGCTTCTTGGCATGTACCACAGAGGCGCGGCTCCAACTACGAAGTCAAGGATATTACAATCCTTACAAAATGGAAATGATGGTTTCAAACGATTGATTATAGCCACCGTTTCTCTCGGCATGGGCATCGATAATGCTCACATAAAAGAAGTCATTCATTTTGGATGTCCAGCAGACATAGAATCGTATGCACAAGAAATCGGCAGAGCTGGTCGCAATAAGGGTCTGAAATGCAAAGCTACGATGTTTGTCAACGGTAAAGATACTGCACGAAAAATTGTTAGCCTTGACATGAAGA
This sequence is a window from Ptychodera flava strain L36383 unplaced genomic scaffold, AS_Pfla_20210202 Scaffold_76__1_contigs__length_567409_pilon, whole genome shotgun sequence. Protein-coding genes within it:
- the LOC139128886 gene encoding ATP-dependent DNA helicase RecQ-like, whose product is MSYPKTYSVEKAIALTQNKCHIEKLRDKQLEALSSCANGRDTLVILPTGYGKSLCYQLLPKVFDTMHGIDDFKKTHHIGIVVSPLTALMEDQVRAAKERNVSAAFIGEAQQDKVIKRKIREGCYSLVFGSPEALLSKPWKDTLFTDIYQQRVSFIAVDEAHCIRKWGDDFRPDYRKLDLLRSIFPSAPVMALTATASTNTCSEIMKCLSMTPKEVKHVSINPDRPNVKLCLATRKKDLSLTFNYIVNDIKTNGQNASLRIIYASSLAMCESLVMFFLDELDDDIYVQGRPHSPANMLLGMYHRGAAPTTKSRILQSLQNGNDGFKRLIIATVSLGMGIDNAHIKEVIHFGCPADIESYAQEIGRAGRNKGLKCKATMFVNGKDTARKIVSLDMKRYCQNKAECRRKLLLRYFDCTCEAIDPAHECCDICEVTCKCGRCDTSRDGCFNATTEKNCQVESAVDRVRSATVEQREDLEIKLEALRATRAEEQGVSFVGSHEFTTGLTSALVRQVVDRCDYITNMVTLRRECNIWSHSQAGAILGILSSVFGDIDDSGGAHSIFTTSRCDNSDAYTEPTLIAAPGLPTSTYGNEDSDEWIDVFQSDSDDSFGDVEIADKQTKTQSDTSSDDDTVDLDGTLSFSL